One segment of Cytophagales bacterium DNA contains the following:
- a CDS encoding hotdog fold thioesterase: MIRFKKYTTDQLNEHCKGSMYEHIGIKVTEIGDDYLKATMPLDSRTRQSDGTLHRGALSTLAESLASMAATLCVDNHKKRCSGLTIHSEFFKPVKKGCVNGVASPIDIGDQFHVWEVKISDDDKELVCVSKLRIVVLDIN, from the coding sequence ATGATAAGGTTTAAGAAATATACAACAGACCAACTCAATGAACATTGCAAAGGCAGTATGTATGAACATATTGGAATAAAGGTTACTGAGATAGGTGATGATTATTTAAAGGCAACAATGCCGTTAGATTCACGCACCCGGCAATCGGATGGTACGTTACATAGAGGAGCATTATCAACGCTGGCAGAATCGCTTGCTTCTATGGCAGCTACCTTATGTGTTGATAATCATAAAAAAAGGTGTAGTGGTTTAACAATACATTCGGAGTTTTTTAAGCCTGTGAAGAAAGGGTGTGTCAACGGTGTTGCTTCTCCCATTGATATCGGAGATCAGTTTCACGTGTGGGAAGTAAAAATATCGGATGATGATAAGGAGCTGGTTTGTGTGAGTAAATTGAGGATTGTGGTATTGGATATTAACTAA
- a CDS encoding molybdopterin-dependent oxidoreductase — MQTLSLTVNDKTHELLVNEHETLAKVIREQLHLTGTKIGCEQGSCGACTVLVNNKPVLSCITPALRYHESKITTIEGLAKDGKLHPLQEKFIAKGALQCGFCTPGMILAAYSFLKENPNPEINEIKEAISGNFCRCTGYKKIIEAIKMKGIKGIKGIKGIKGIKGIEEINGKIVNISDRIIGTPHPLIDAREKVTGKAEYANDIFFKDALYCKFLRSRKSHAVVESIDIKEALKIRGVRAIATGFELPEKWGVLPVSQDQTAMAIGSVRYIGEIVAAVAADTENIANEAVKKIKARYKTLPEFFTWQEAMEQTAPENLIHEHSQKYGCNIHKKVKMQFGEVKKDLSVSDHVCEMSFDFAGLNHAFTEPHACTAWWDKNGELTIITSTQVPHYVHRTLSKVLKTPLNKIRVIKPALGGGFGGKSDPFAHEIIAAYLAKKAGKPVKVCLSREEVFLTNHGRHPTHMKMKLGMDKQGKFKTVDADIVIDGGAFGSFGVVTAYYNGVLLEAPYQLNSFGFRSTRVYTNKPPCGAMRGHGAVNPRFAMEVLIDEIARQAKMDPCKLRFGNFLPENTSTLGQFRITSNGVAKALETVMKQSDWEKKFNKLPYGHGMGVACGFYISGSALPIIWNDYPQSVVHLKVDFDGRVVIYSGASDIGQGSDTMLAMVVAETLGISVDKTYVHAADTLFTPVDLGSYSSRVTFMAGNAAKKAAEKLKGVILKTVAQKKSKPVEWMTIKNNSIMSSDHQVDITWEEGIELATAHRGALSTSGYYVSPKLGGKYKGAAAGLSPSYSFGAVIAEVKVNTDSGQVNLINLWGAHDCGKALNPLAVEGQLEGSWHMGMGQAISEAMDYHEGLLLNSNLLEYKIPTSMDIPDIHTNMIESCDPEGPFGAKECGEGALHPSVPAIANAVYDAVGVRINSVPVTAEKILYEVNNG, encoded by the coding sequence ATGCAAACACTTTCTCTCACAGTTAACGATAAAACTCACGAACTGCTGGTCAATGAGCATGAGACACTTGCAAAAGTGATCAGAGAGCAACTGCATCTTACCGGAACTAAAATTGGCTGTGAGCAGGGCAGTTGTGGCGCCTGTACCGTACTCGTTAATAATAAGCCTGTATTGAGTTGTATCACACCGGCTTTGCGATATCACGAAAGCAAGATCACCACTATTGAAGGATTGGCAAAAGATGGAAAACTCCATCCGCTGCAGGAAAAATTCATAGCAAAAGGGGCTTTGCAATGCGGTTTTTGCACACCGGGAATGATCCTTGCTGCATATTCATTTCTAAAAGAAAATCCAAATCCTGAAATAAATGAAATAAAAGAAGCGATCTCAGGTAACTTTTGCCGCTGCACAGGTTATAAAAAAATAATTGAAGCTATCAAAATGAAGGGAATAAAGGGAATAAAGGGAATAAAGGGAATAAAGGGAATAAAGGGAATAGAGGAAATAAATGGAAAAATAGTCAATATATCTGACCGGATAATAGGTACACCGCATCCTTTAATTGATGCCCGTGAGAAGGTTACAGGTAAAGCCGAATATGCAAATGATATTTTTTTCAAAGATGCACTTTATTGTAAGTTCCTGAGATCCCGGAAATCCCATGCGGTGGTAGAAAGTATTGATATTAAGGAAGCGCTGAAAATAAGAGGTGTAAGAGCTATTGCTACAGGGTTTGAGCTGCCGGAAAAATGGGGAGTGCTGCCGGTTTCACAAGATCAAACGGCTATGGCAATTGGCAGTGTACGCTATATAGGCGAGATCGTGGCTGCCGTTGCTGCAGATACTGAAAACATCGCAAACGAAGCTGTAAAAAAAATTAAAGCCAGGTATAAAACGCTCCCTGAATTTTTTACCTGGCAGGAAGCCATGGAACAAACCGCCCCTGAAAATCTCATACACGAACATTCTCAAAAATATGGCTGCAACATCCATAAGAAGGTGAAAATGCAGTTTGGGGAGGTAAAGAAAGATCTCAGTGTTTCTGATCATGTCTGTGAAATGAGTTTTGACTTTGCCGGCCTGAATCATGCTTTCACCGAACCACATGCATGCACCGCATGGTGGGATAAAAACGGAGAGCTTACCATAATCACTTCTACACAGGTTCCACATTATGTACATCGCACACTTAGTAAAGTTTTAAAAACTCCCCTGAATAAAATAAGGGTCATAAAACCTGCACTGGGAGGAGGGTTTGGTGGCAAGAGCGATCCCTTTGCTCATGAAATTATTGCCGCTTATTTAGCAAAGAAAGCCGGTAAACCTGTCAAAGTATGTTTATCACGTGAGGAAGTATTCCTTACTAATCATGGGAGGCATCCAACACATATGAAAATGAAGCTGGGAATGGACAAGCAAGGAAAATTCAAAACCGTTGATGCAGATATTGTAATAGACGGTGGAGCCTTTGGCAGCTTTGGTGTAGTAACCGCCTATTATAATGGTGTATTATTGGAAGCTCCTTACCAACTCAATAGTTTTGGTTTCAGATCAACCCGTGTTTACACCAACAAACCTCCTTGCGGAGCAATGCGGGGCCATGGCGCTGTAAATCCTCGTTTTGCAATGGAGGTATTGATAGATGAAATTGCACGTCAGGCAAAGATGGATCCATGTAAACTCAGATTCGGAAATTTTCTTCCTGAAAACACTTCTACTTTAGGCCAGTTCAGGATCACCAGCAATGGTGTTGCTAAAGCCCTGGAAACTGTAATGAAACAATCTGACTGGGAAAAAAAGTTTAACAAATTGCCTTATGGGCACGGTATGGGTGTGGCATGCGGGTTTTATATCAGCGGAAGCGCATTGCCCATCATTTGGAATGATTATCCGCAATCGGTGGTGCATCTCAAAGTAGATTTTGACGGCAGGGTGGTCATTTATTCCGGTGCAAGTGATATCGGGCAAGGCAGCGATACGATGCTGGCTATGGTTGTAGCTGAAACACTGGGTATATCCGTAGATAAAACCTATGTCCATGCCGCGGATACTTTGTTTACACCCGTTGATCTTGGAAGCTACTCCAGCAGGGTCACCTTCATGGCAGGTAATGCTGCTAAAAAAGCTGCGGAGAAGCTCAAAGGTGTTATTTTGAAGACTGTTGCTCAAAAGAAAAGTAAACCCGTGGAATGGATGACTATAAAGAACAACAGCATAATGAGTTCAGATCATCAAGTGGATATTACATGGGAAGAAGGCATTGAACTTGCTACGGCCCATCGTGGCGCTTTGAGTACAAGTGGTTATTACGTCTCTCCAAAGCTTGGAGGAAAATATAAAGGAGCCGCAGCGGGCTTGAGCCCTTCCTACAGCTTCGGAGCTGTAATTGCTGAAGTTAAGGTCAATACAGATTCCGGCCAGGTAAATCTGATCAATCTCTGGGGAGCCCATGATTGTGGAAAAGCGCTGAACCCGCTTGCAGTTGAAGGACAGCTTGAAGGCTCATGGCACATGGGGATGGGACAGGCTATTAGTGAAGCGATGGATTATCATGAAGGGTTGTTGCTTAATTCTAATTTGCTTGAATATAAGATACCAACTTCTATGGATATTCCGGATATTCATACCAATATGATTGAATCTTGTGATCCGGAAGGCCCATTTGGGGCAAAAGAATGCGGAGAAGGCGCTTTGCATCCATCAGTCCCGGCTATTGCCAATGCTGTTTATGATGCTGTAGGTGTAAGGATAAACAGTGTGCCGGTTACAGCAGAGAAAATACTATATGAGGTTAATAACGGTTAA